One genomic segment of Anguilla anguilla isolate fAngAng1 chromosome 2, fAngAng1.pri, whole genome shotgun sequence includes these proteins:
- the hexdc gene encoding hexosaminidase D isoform X2, whose protein sequence is MQAFLIPLIARLGADGLLLEYEDTFPYEGDVKVLQATDHPPYSREEIKSIQDVAKSNGLEIIPLVQTFGHLEFVLKHREFWELRELPCVLGTLNPHRDHSVKLVLQLVRQVLELHPDIRFLHIGADEVYFLGQGEESKHWLSMPGHDIHQLFLGHVTKVVKSIRETWPHLNLIMWDDMLRSMSCSTLKDSGLVDLVQPMLWDYSPSLDVAGTVHLLETYRSAGLSKVWAASSFKGSTDVSTCVTSTQRHVDNHLQWLQVAAALPSGIEMQGIAITGWQRYDHLSVLCELLPVAIPSLASCLETLCQGSFSKESQTKVTETLGISTVEVKDMVSKPCAASCSAYPGQRLAKLVVELSELLQSEELRFLDTNMFVKGWFTPYHRQRKIVNPLMAQQIQHQATALLTAVELKVEAVRQEMVQFFHESTAQEWIAQHVSAVLEPIRRLLEDIQVAIQEVLPPSFNF, encoded by the exons ATGCAGGCTTTT CTCATCCCTTTGATTGCACGTCTGGGCGCCGATGGTTTACTCTTGGAGTATGAAGACACGTTTCCTTACGAGGGGGATGTAAAGGTTCTACAAGCTACTGATCATCCCCCATATAG TCGTGAGGAAATCAAATCAATCCAGGATGTGGCCAAGTCCAATGGCTTAGAGATCATTCCACTGGTACAAACTTTTGGACATCTGGAG ttTGTTCTAAAGCACAGAGAATTCTGGGAGCTGCGTGAACTGCCATGCGTTCTGGGCACTCTGAATCCCCACAGGGACCACAGTGTGAAGCTGGTGCTGCAGCTTGTGCGCCAGGTGCTGGAGCTACACCCTGACATCAGGTTTCTGCACATTGGGGCAGATGAG GTGTACTTCTTGGGCCAAGGGGAGGAGTCAAAGCATTGGCTGAGTATGCCTGGACATGACATTCACCAGCTGTTCCTTGGTCATGTGACAAAGGTGGTGAAGAGTATACGAGAAACCTGGCCTCACCTCAATCTCATCATGTGGGATGACATGTTGAGGAGCATGTCCTGTAGCACTCTCAAAG ACAGCGGTCTCGTAGACCTGGTGCAGCCAATGTTGTGGGACTACAGCCCTTCTCTGGATGTGGCAGGCACAG TCCATCTGCTGGAGACCTATAGAAGCGCAGGACTGTCCAAAGTGTGGGCAGCCAGTTCTTTTAAAGGCTCCACAGATGTGAGTACCTGCGTGACCTCCACTCAGAGGCATGTGGACAACCATCTGCAGTGGCTCCAGGTGGCAGCTGCATTGCCCAGTGGGATAGAAATGCAGGGCATTGCCATCACCGGCTGGCAAAG GTATGAccatctgtctgtcctgtgTGAGCTCCTACCTGTAGCCATACCTTCCTTGGCCTCCTGTCTGGAAACCCTGTGCCAAG GCAGCTTCAGTAAGGAGTCTCAGACAAAGGTAACCGAGACTCTTGGCATCTCCACTGTGGAGGTGAAAGACATGGTGAG CAAGCCCTGTGCAGCCAGCTGTTCGGCCTACCCTGGGCAGAGGTTGGCAAAACTGGTGGTGGAACTGAGTGAGCTGCTGCAGTCCGAGGAGCTTCGCTTCCTGGACACCAACAT GTTTGTGAAGGGGTGGTTTACCCCGTATCACAGGCAGAGGAAGATTGTCAACCCCCTTATGGCACAGCAAATCCAGCATCAGGCAACAGC CTTGCTGACGGCAGTGGAGCTCAAGGTGGAGGCTGTGAGACAGGAGATGGTGCAGTTTTTTCATGAGTCCACAGCTCAGGAGTGGATTGCGCAGCACGTCAGCGCGGTGTTGGAGCCCATCCGCCGCTTGCTGGAAGACATACAGGTAGCCATCCAGGAAGTGCTGCCCCCCAGCTTTAATTTTTAA
- the narf gene encoding nuclear prelamin A recognition factor isoform X1 produces MSEINIGKRKEKCENCSKQQCSKKQSKEGPSSPQEKAVANGELSEPYQTQKVLLSSCLSCEGCLSEEESQRISQQNLEEFKTVLGLNKRCDASKHKVLVVSVCPQSLPFFAAKFCLGIPEATHKLCGFLKSLGVHHVFDTTLAAGFSILESQREFVQRFRRRHHDSHALPMFTSSCPGWIRYAERVLGSLVTPHICTAKSPQQIMGSLVKDFFTQQQKLTPDKVFHIVVAPCYDKKLEAVREEFFNSLLESRDVDCVLTSGEIFQMMEEQKVTIGNLDSVPLDHVFGEADGAGLVRHEGRGSEGFLEHIFKNAAKELFGFEVNEIVYKTLRNRDFQEVSLERDGETLLQFAAIYGFRNIQTLVHRMRKGRVRYQLVEVLSCPGGCLGGRGQAEGEGGRVDKVLAQQMEEAYSSLPVRLPEMNPELQRLYRDWLEGQDSPRTLQALHTQYSQQEQPHTLPPHIQW; encoded by the exons ATGTCCGAAATCAATATTGGAAagcgaaaagaaaaatgtgaaaactgctCCAAGCAG CAGTGCAGCAAGAAACAAAGCAAAGAAGGCCCAAGTTCACCACAGGAGAAGGCTGTGGCCAATGGGGAG CTGAGCGAACCGTACCAGACGCAGAAGGTTTTGCTGAGTTCATGCTTGTCCTGTGAGGGCTGTTTGTCAGAGGAAGAAAGCCAGCGCATCTCCCAGCAGAACCTGGAGGAGTTCAAGACAGTGCTCGGCCTAAACAAG cgGTGTGATGCCTCAAAACACAAAGTGCTGGTGGTCTCTGTGTGCCCCCAGTCTCTTCCTTTCTTTGCTGCCAAGTTCTGCCTGGGCATCCCAGAGGCCACACACAAACTCTGCGGCTTTTTAAAGAGCCTGG GCGTCCATCATGTTTTCGACACCACACTTGCAGCTGGCTTCAGtatcctggagagccagagggaGTTTGTTCAGAGGTTCCGGCGCAGACATCATGATTCTCATGCCCTCCCCATGTTCACGTCCTCTTGTCCAG GATGGATTCGCTATGCTGAGCGGGTCTTGGGCAGTCTGGTCACCCCACATATATGCACAGCCAAGTCCCCGCAACAGATCATGGGCTCTCTGGTCAAGGATTTCTTCACACAACAACAG AAGCTGACCCCAGACAAGGTCTTCCATATTGTGGTGGCCCCCTGCTATGACAAGAAGCTGGAGGCAGTCCGAGAGGAATTCTTCAACAGCCTGCTGGAGAGTCGCGATGTTGACTGCGTGCTGACCTCAG GTGAAATATTTCAGATGATGGAGGAGCAGAAAGTGACAATTGGTAATTTGGATTCTGTCCCCTTGGATCATGT GTTTGGGGAGGCGGATGGGGCAGGTCTGGTGAGGCATGAGGGCAGAGGTTCAGAGGGTTTCCTGGAACACATCTTCAAAAATGCTGCTAAGGAGCTGTTTGGCTTTGAGGTGAACGAAATCGTATACAAGACACTGAG GAATCGAGACTTCCAGGAGGTGTCCCTTGAGCGCGACGGGGAGACGCTGCTGCAGTTTGCGGCCATCTACGGCTTCCGCAACATCCAGACCCTGGTGCACCGCATGAGGAAGGGCCGGGTGCGGTACCAGCTGGTGGAGGTGCTCTCCTGCCCCGGAG GCTGTCTgggcgggcggggccaggctgagggcgagggggggcgcgTGGATAAGGTCCTCGCCCAGCAGATGGAGGAGGCCTACAGCAGCCTGCCCGTGAGGCTGCCGGAGATGAACCCGGAGCTCCAGCGGCTGTACCGGGACTGGCTGGAGGGGCAGGACTCCCCGCGCACCCTGCAGGCCCTCCACACGCAGTACTCCCAGCAGGAGCAGCCGCACACACTGCCTCCCCACATCCAGTGGTGA
- the narf gene encoding nuclear prelamin A recognition factor isoform X2: MSEINIGKRKEKCENCSKQCSKKQSKEGPSSPQEKAVANGELSEPYQTQKVLLSSCLSCEGCLSEEESQRISQQNLEEFKTVLGLNKRCDASKHKVLVVSVCPQSLPFFAAKFCLGIPEATHKLCGFLKSLGVHHVFDTTLAAGFSILESQREFVQRFRRRHHDSHALPMFTSSCPGWIRYAERVLGSLVTPHICTAKSPQQIMGSLVKDFFTQQQKLTPDKVFHIVVAPCYDKKLEAVREEFFNSLLESRDVDCVLTSGEIFQMMEEQKVTIGNLDSVPLDHVFGEADGAGLVRHEGRGSEGFLEHIFKNAAKELFGFEVNEIVYKTLRNRDFQEVSLERDGETLLQFAAIYGFRNIQTLVHRMRKGRVRYQLVEVLSCPGGCLGGRGQAEGEGGRVDKVLAQQMEEAYSSLPVRLPEMNPELQRLYRDWLEGQDSPRTLQALHTQYSQQEQPHTLPPHIQW; the protein is encoded by the exons ATGTCCGAAATCAATATTGGAAagcgaaaagaaaaatgtgaaaactgctCCAAGCAG TGCAGCAAGAAACAAAGCAAAGAAGGCCCAAGTTCACCACAGGAGAAGGCTGTGGCCAATGGGGAG CTGAGCGAACCGTACCAGACGCAGAAGGTTTTGCTGAGTTCATGCTTGTCCTGTGAGGGCTGTTTGTCAGAGGAAGAAAGCCAGCGCATCTCCCAGCAGAACCTGGAGGAGTTCAAGACAGTGCTCGGCCTAAACAAG cgGTGTGATGCCTCAAAACACAAAGTGCTGGTGGTCTCTGTGTGCCCCCAGTCTCTTCCTTTCTTTGCTGCCAAGTTCTGCCTGGGCATCCCAGAGGCCACACACAAACTCTGCGGCTTTTTAAAGAGCCTGG GCGTCCATCATGTTTTCGACACCACACTTGCAGCTGGCTTCAGtatcctggagagccagagggaGTTTGTTCAGAGGTTCCGGCGCAGACATCATGATTCTCATGCCCTCCCCATGTTCACGTCCTCTTGTCCAG GATGGATTCGCTATGCTGAGCGGGTCTTGGGCAGTCTGGTCACCCCACATATATGCACAGCCAAGTCCCCGCAACAGATCATGGGCTCTCTGGTCAAGGATTTCTTCACACAACAACAG AAGCTGACCCCAGACAAGGTCTTCCATATTGTGGTGGCCCCCTGCTATGACAAGAAGCTGGAGGCAGTCCGAGAGGAATTCTTCAACAGCCTGCTGGAGAGTCGCGATGTTGACTGCGTGCTGACCTCAG GTGAAATATTTCAGATGATGGAGGAGCAGAAAGTGACAATTGGTAATTTGGATTCTGTCCCCTTGGATCATGT GTTTGGGGAGGCGGATGGGGCAGGTCTGGTGAGGCATGAGGGCAGAGGTTCAGAGGGTTTCCTGGAACACATCTTCAAAAATGCTGCTAAGGAGCTGTTTGGCTTTGAGGTGAACGAAATCGTATACAAGACACTGAG GAATCGAGACTTCCAGGAGGTGTCCCTTGAGCGCGACGGGGAGACGCTGCTGCAGTTTGCGGCCATCTACGGCTTCCGCAACATCCAGACCCTGGTGCACCGCATGAGGAAGGGCCGGGTGCGGTACCAGCTGGTGGAGGTGCTCTCCTGCCCCGGAG GCTGTCTgggcgggcggggccaggctgagggcgagggggggcgcgTGGATAAGGTCCTCGCCCAGCAGATGGAGGAGGCCTACAGCAGCCTGCCCGTGAGGCTGCCGGAGATGAACCCGGAGCTCCAGCGGCTGTACCGGGACTGGCTGGAGGGGCAGGACTCCCCGCGCACCCTGCAGGCCCTCCACACGCAGTACTCCCAGCAGGAGCAGCCGCACACACTGCCTCCCCACATCCAGTGGTGA
- the hexdc gene encoding hexosaminidase D isoform X1, whose protein sequence is MNVSPWPSGKKLVHLDLKGAPPKMSYMQKLIPLIARLGADGLLLEYEDTFPYEGDVKVLQATDHPPYSREEIKSIQDVAKSNGLEIIPLVQTFGHLEFVLKHREFWELRELPCVLGTLNPHRDHSVKLVLQLVRQVLELHPDIRFLHIGADEVYFLGQGEESKHWLSMPGHDIHQLFLGHVTKVVKSIRETWPHLNLIMWDDMLRSMSCSTLKDSGLVDLVQPMLWDYSPSLDVAGTVHLLETYRSAGLSKVWAASSFKGSTDVSTCVTSTQRHVDNHLQWLQVAAALPSGIEMQGIAITGWQRYDHLSVLCELLPVAIPSLASCLETLCQGSFSKESQTKVTETLGISTVEVKDMVSKPCAASCSAYPGQRLAKLVVELSELLQSEELRFLDTNMFVKGWFTPYHRQRKIVNPLMAQQIQHQATALLTAVELKVEAVRQEMVQFFHESTAQEWIAQHVSAVLEPIRRLLEDIQVAIQEVLPPSFNF, encoded by the exons atgaatgtctcACCATGGCCCTCTGGGAAGAAACTTGTTCACCTAGATTTAAAGGGAGCTCCTCCCAAAATGAGCTACATGCAAAAG CTCATCCCTTTGATTGCACGTCTGGGCGCCGATGGTTTACTCTTGGAGTATGAAGACACGTTTCCTTACGAGGGGGATGTAAAGGTTCTACAAGCTACTGATCATCCCCCATATAG TCGTGAGGAAATCAAATCAATCCAGGATGTGGCCAAGTCCAATGGCTTAGAGATCATTCCACTGGTACAAACTTTTGGACATCTGGAG ttTGTTCTAAAGCACAGAGAATTCTGGGAGCTGCGTGAACTGCCATGCGTTCTGGGCACTCTGAATCCCCACAGGGACCACAGTGTGAAGCTGGTGCTGCAGCTTGTGCGCCAGGTGCTGGAGCTACACCCTGACATCAGGTTTCTGCACATTGGGGCAGATGAG GTGTACTTCTTGGGCCAAGGGGAGGAGTCAAAGCATTGGCTGAGTATGCCTGGACATGACATTCACCAGCTGTTCCTTGGTCATGTGACAAAGGTGGTGAAGAGTATACGAGAAACCTGGCCTCACCTCAATCTCATCATGTGGGATGACATGTTGAGGAGCATGTCCTGTAGCACTCTCAAAG ACAGCGGTCTCGTAGACCTGGTGCAGCCAATGTTGTGGGACTACAGCCCTTCTCTGGATGTGGCAGGCACAG TCCATCTGCTGGAGACCTATAGAAGCGCAGGACTGTCCAAAGTGTGGGCAGCCAGTTCTTTTAAAGGCTCCACAGATGTGAGTACCTGCGTGACCTCCACTCAGAGGCATGTGGACAACCATCTGCAGTGGCTCCAGGTGGCAGCTGCATTGCCCAGTGGGATAGAAATGCAGGGCATTGCCATCACCGGCTGGCAAAG GTATGAccatctgtctgtcctgtgTGAGCTCCTACCTGTAGCCATACCTTCCTTGGCCTCCTGTCTGGAAACCCTGTGCCAAG GCAGCTTCAGTAAGGAGTCTCAGACAAAGGTAACCGAGACTCTTGGCATCTCCACTGTGGAGGTGAAAGACATGGTGAG CAAGCCCTGTGCAGCCAGCTGTTCGGCCTACCCTGGGCAGAGGTTGGCAAAACTGGTGGTGGAACTGAGTGAGCTGCTGCAGTCCGAGGAGCTTCGCTTCCTGGACACCAACAT GTTTGTGAAGGGGTGGTTTACCCCGTATCACAGGCAGAGGAAGATTGTCAACCCCCTTATGGCACAGCAAATCCAGCATCAGGCAACAGC CTTGCTGACGGCAGTGGAGCTCAAGGTGGAGGCTGTGAGACAGGAGATGGTGCAGTTTTTTCATGAGTCCACAGCTCAGGAGTGGATTGCGCAGCACGTCAGCGCGGTGTTGGAGCCCATCCGCCGCTTGCTGGAAGACATACAGGTAGCCATCCAGGAAGTGCTGCCCCCCAGCTTTAATTTTTAA
- the LOC118221170 gene encoding cytochrome b-245 chaperone 1 homolog yields the protein MGYMVVEENTSSLLHLKRFPGIRSWSLLVGISSVGLAAAYYSTDSVLWKLFYVTGCFFVAMQNMDEWEEAIFDKSRSLIELKTFSLYAKILTLWRRGQEKMVLDMQNVRDVCVEEEKVRYLGKGYLVVLRMATGFSHPLTQSATLGGRSDADSIAALLKRFLGLEELQHRWEQVEEEADKNDDDTSDSEDLDEL from the exons ATGGGGTATATGGTGGTGGAGGAAAACACTTCCAGTCTCTTGCATCTGAAGAGATTTCCTGGAATTCGCTCCTGGTCACTACTAGTTG GtatatcctctgttggtctggctGCAGCATACTACAGCACAG ACAGTGTGCTATGGAAGCTGTTCTATGTGACGGGTTGTTTCTTTGTGGCTATGCAGAACATGGATGAATGGGAG GAGGCAATATTTGACAAATCCAGAAGTCTGATAGAGCTAAAGACTTTTAGTCTGTACGCCAAGATACTGACTCTGTGGCGGAGAGGTCAGGAGAAAA TGGTGTTAGACATGCAAaatgtgagagatgtgtgtgtggaagaagAGAAGGTGCGTTACCTGGGAAAAGGTTACCTGGTGGTGCTGCGAATGGCCACGGGCTTCTCGCACCCTCTCACGCAGAGCGCCACTCTGGGCGGACGCAG TGATGCAGATTCAATTGCTGCCCTGCTGAAGCGCTTCCTGGGGTTGGAGGAGTTGCAGCACCGCTGGGAACAGGTGGAAGAGGAGGCTGATAAAAATGATGATGACACCAGTGATTCAGAGGATCTTGATGAGCTTTGA